A genome region from Pirellulales bacterium includes the following:
- the rlmN gene encoding 23S rRNA (adenine(2503)-C(2))-methyltransferase RlmN, giving the protein MQHLLDYSPAGLQSWLAERQFPRFRADQIRRWLFHRRAGDFVEMTDLSKAERERLAAEACLWTTQIAAQRRATDGTEKLLFALHDRQRIECVLIRDDPRRTICISTQVGCAMGCVFCASGLDGVERNLSTGEIVEQMLRLNRLLPADERLSHIVVMGMGEPLANLKNLLPALEHATSDVGLGISARRITISTVGLPEGIRRLAAEDLPYHLAISLHAPNDELRNQLVPVNQNIGIAPIMEAAEEYFAATGRRLTFEYVLLSEINDRPEHARQLVRLLRGKTALLNVIPYNPVAGLPYKTPTCAAMREFRHLLLAGNINVKFRQRKGDRIDAACGQLRRAEPEVVTLAPPAAP; this is encoded by the coding sequence ATGCAGCATTTACTCGATTATTCGCCCGCTGGCCTTCAATCTTGGCTCGCCGAGCGCCAATTTCCGCGCTTTCGGGCAGACCAGATTCGCCGCTGGCTCTTTCATCGACGCGCCGGCGACTTTGTCGAAATGACCGACCTTTCCAAGGCCGAGCGCGAGCGATTGGCCGCCGAAGCCTGCCTCTGGACCACTCAGATCGCCGCCCAGCGCCGCGCCACAGACGGCACCGAAAAGCTGCTGTTCGCCTTGCATGATCGCCAACGCATCGAGTGCGTGCTGATACGCGACGACCCGCGCCGCACCATTTGCATCAGCACCCAGGTCGGCTGCGCCATGGGTTGCGTCTTCTGCGCCAGCGGCCTCGATGGCGTCGAACGCAACCTGTCGACCGGCGAAATCGTCGAGCAAATGCTCCGCCTCAATCGCCTCTTGCCGGCCGATGAACGACTCAGCCATATCGTGGTGATGGGCATGGGAGAGCCGCTGGCCAACCTCAAGAACCTGCTCCCTGCCCTCGAGCACGCCACCAGCGACGTCGGACTGGGCATCAGCGCGCGGCGGATCACCATTTCCACGGTTGGCCTGCCCGAGGGAATCCGCCGCCTCGCCGCCGAGGATTTGCCGTATCACCTGGCGATCTCGCTGCACGCGCCCAACGACGAACTGCGCAACCAACTGGTGCCGGTCAACCAGAACATCGGCATCGCGCCGATCATGGAGGCGGCCGAGGAGTATTTTGCCGCCACCGGCCGGCGACTGACCTTTGAGTATGTGCTGCTGTCCGAAATCAACGATCGCCCCGAGCACGCCCGTCAATTGGTCCGACTGCTGCGCGGCAAGACGGCCCTCTTGAACGTCATTCCCTATAACCCAGTGGCCGGACTGCCATACAAAACACCAACGTGCGCGGCCATGCGCGAGTTCCGGCATCTGTTGCTGGCGGGCAACATCAACGTCAAGTTCCGCCAACGCAAGGGAGATCGCATCGACGCCGCTTGTGGCCAGTTGCGCCGGGCCGAACCCGAGGTGGTCACGCTGGCGCCCCCCGCGGCGCCTTAA
- a CDS encoding LOG family protein: MAAPSSANESATNGHADAPVDARRISDLIDEIKLSADKLASDHTSRGDLKLLSRAIRELRYAFKVFTPYRTRRKVTVFGSARTRPDHPTYAQAEAFGRAMADKKWLVLTGAASGIMEAGHRGAGRENSMGLNIMLPFEQSANPVIAGDSKLVHMKYFFTRKLMFVKECDAVCLLPGGFGTLDEGIEVLTLLQTGKRDMAPVVFLDAPGGSFWTAWNQYVLDYLLADGMISREDLSLYKITDSVADAVDEIIGFYRVYHSMRYVRNKLVFRLKAPLSDKLLAEIQTAFADIVTEGTFKQTGALPEERDEKELAELPRLVFRFNRRNLGRLRQLIDAINAGQVSKSMIRG; the protein is encoded by the coding sequence ATCGCGGCGCCGAGTTCGGCCAATGAGTCGGCGACCAATGGCCATGCCGACGCGCCGGTCGACGCGCGGCGCATCAGCGACTTGATCGACGAGATCAAGCTTTCGGCAGACAAGCTGGCGAGCGACCACACCAGCCGAGGCGACTTGAAGCTGCTCAGCCGGGCGATACGCGAGCTGCGCTACGCCTTCAAGGTGTTTACGCCGTACCGCACGCGGCGCAAGGTGACGGTGTTTGGATCGGCCCGTACCCGGCCCGATCATCCCACCTACGCGCAGGCCGAGGCGTTTGGCCGAGCGATGGCGGACAAGAAATGGCTGGTGCTGACGGGCGCCGCCAGCGGCATCATGGAGGCGGGGCATCGCGGCGCCGGGCGCGAGAACTCGATGGGGCTGAACATCATGCTCCCCTTCGAGCAGAGCGCCAACCCGGTGATCGCCGGCGACTCGAAGCTGGTGCATATGAAGTATTTCTTCACGCGCAAGCTGATGTTCGTGAAGGAGTGCGACGCGGTGTGCCTGCTGCCAGGCGGCTTTGGCACATTGGACGAAGGCATCGAGGTGCTGACGCTGTTGCAAACCGGCAAGCGCGACATGGCGCCGGTGGTGTTTCTCGACGCGCCGGGAGGGAGTTTTTGGACGGCGTGGAACCAGTACGTGCTCGATTACCTGTTGGCCGACGGCATGATCTCGCGCGAGGATTTGTCGCTCTACAAGATCACCGACAGCGTCGCGGACGCGGTGGACGAGATCATCGGGTTCTATCGCGTGTATCACAGCATGCGCTACGTGCGCAACAAGCTGGTGTTCCGGCTGAAGGCGCCATTGTCCGACAAGCTGCTGGCCGAGATACAAACGGCGTTTGCCGACATTGTGACCGAGGGGACATTCAAGCAAACCGGCGCGCTGCCAGAAGAGCGCGACGAGAAAGAACTGGCGGAGCTGCCGCGCTTGGTGTTTCGCTTCAATCGTCGCAACCTGGGGCGACTGCGACAACTGATCGACGCGATCAACGCCGGCCAGGTCAGCAAGTCGATGATCCGCGGTTAA
- the mtnA gene encoding S-methyl-5-thioribose-1-phosphate isomerase, translating into MKTTAADLPTLRWVGDSDGCLTLIDQTLLPTELREIECHDAPTVWEAIKSLRVRGAPAIGIAAAYGVCVALRGASDSDVSARLDTACDYLATSRPTAVNLFWALDRMRAVGRSMQGKPAAQVRARLLAEARAIHADDQRICREIGRIGAELLRDGQGVLTHCNAGGLATADYGTALAVMFAAEEQGKRLRVFADETRPLLQGARLTAWELQQRGIDVTLICDSMAAQVMREGRVQAVVTGADRIAANGDTANKIGTYSVAVLAEAHGIPFYVAAPVSTFDLTLDSGEQIPIEERDPREITHGFGRETAPPGVKVYNPAFDVTPARLIAAIICEAGVIRPVTREQIATVVGQRQA; encoded by the coding sequence GTGAAGACAACCGCCGCCGATTTGCCGACGCTGCGCTGGGTGGGAGACAGCGACGGCTGCCTGACACTGATCGACCAGACGCTGCTGCCGACGGAACTGCGCGAGATCGAGTGCCACGACGCGCCCACGGTGTGGGAGGCGATCAAGTCGCTGCGCGTGCGCGGCGCGCCGGCGATCGGCATTGCGGCGGCGTATGGGGTGTGCGTGGCGCTGCGTGGAGCAAGCGACAGCGACGTGTCGGCGCGGCTCGACACGGCCTGCGATTACCTGGCCACCAGCCGGCCGACCGCCGTGAACCTGTTTTGGGCGCTCGACCGCATGCGCGCGGTGGGCAGGTCGATGCAAGGCAAACCGGCGGCGCAGGTCCGCGCGCGACTGCTGGCCGAGGCGCGCGCCATCCATGCAGACGACCAGCGCATCTGCCGCGAGATCGGGCGCATCGGCGCCGAGCTATTGCGCGACGGCCAAGGGGTGCTCACGCACTGCAACGCCGGTGGACTGGCGACGGCCGACTACGGCACGGCGCTGGCGGTGATGTTCGCGGCCGAGGAACAAGGGAAACGGTTGCGAGTGTTCGCCGACGAGACGCGGCCGCTCTTGCAGGGCGCGCGGCTCACGGCCTGGGAACTGCAGCAGCGCGGCATTGACGTGACGCTAATCTGCGATTCGATGGCGGCGCAGGTGATGCGCGAGGGGCGCGTGCAGGCGGTGGTGACCGGCGCCGACCGCATTGCCGCCAACGGAGACACCGCCAACAAGATCGGCACTTACTCGGTGGCGGTGCTGGCCGAGGCGCATGGGATTCCGTTCTATGTGGCGGCGCCGGTGAGCACCTTCGATTTGACGCTCGACAGCGGCGAACAGATCCCGATCGAAGAACGCGACCCGCGCGAGATCACGCACGGTTTTGGGCGCGAGACGGCGCCCCCCGGCGTGAAGGTGTACAACCCGGCGTTCGATGTCACTCCGGCGCGACTGATCGCGGCGATCATCTGCGAGGCGGGGGTGATTCGACCGGTGACCCGGGAACAAATCGCCACGGTCGTTGGCCAGCGCCAGGCGTGA